Proteins encoded in a region of the Microbacterium neungamense genome:
- a CDS encoding LuxR C-terminal-related transcriptional regulator gives MIRPDPEEQLLADAVRELARRTRFPVTFGGLVEDGVVAVTAIVGNRTPSLHGLRVRPERGLGGRAMMELRPRMTSDYRTSQQITHDYDMFVLGEGLRTLLAIPVVVGGRPRGVLYAGAWEEWQVGGVATAPAMQVAASVATELGIRDEVDRRLHALPSPAQLPPAQREELRESYAELRSIAADIADESLRERLAAVERRLLGLAGEPVVPATTGPVPTVRLSPRETDVLACVALGATNAEIAVRLGLREGTIKAYLGSAMSKLDASTRHAAVARARRLGLLP, from the coding sequence ATGATCCGACCCGACCCCGAGGAGCAGCTCCTCGCCGACGCGGTGCGTGAGCTGGCGCGTCGCACGCGCTTCCCCGTCACGTTCGGCGGACTGGTCGAGGACGGCGTCGTCGCGGTGACCGCGATCGTCGGCAACCGCACGCCCAGCCTGCACGGCCTCCGGGTGCGGCCGGAGCGCGGCCTCGGCGGCCGGGCGATGATGGAGCTGCGGCCGCGGATGACCAGCGACTACCGGACCTCCCAGCAGATCACCCACGACTACGACATGTTCGTGCTCGGCGAGGGGCTGCGCACGCTGCTCGCGATCCCCGTCGTGGTGGGCGGACGGCCGCGCGGGGTGCTCTACGCCGGGGCGTGGGAGGAGTGGCAGGTGGGCGGCGTCGCGACGGCCCCGGCCATGCAGGTCGCGGCCTCGGTGGCGACCGAGCTCGGCATCCGCGACGAGGTCGACCGGCGCCTGCACGCGCTGCCCAGCCCCGCGCAGCTGCCCCCCGCGCAGCGCGAGGAGCTGCGCGAGAGCTACGCCGAGCTGCGCAGCATCGCCGCGGACATCGCGGACGAGTCGCTTCGGGAGCGGCTCGCAGCGGTCGAGCGGCGCCTGCTGGGCCTGGCCGGCGAACCCGTCGTCCCGGCGACGACCGGTCCGGTGCCGACGGTGCGGCTGTCCCCGCGGGAGACCGACGTGCTCGCCTGCGTGGCGCTGGGCGCCACCAATGCGGAGATCGCCGTGCGGCTCGGGCTGCGCGAGGGGACGATCAAGGCATATCTCGGCTCGGCGATGTCGAAGCTGGACGCGTCCACTCGTCACGCCGCGGTGGCGCGGGCGCGGCGGCTCGGCCTGCTCCCCTGA
- a CDS encoding DMT family transporter yields the protein MAWVVLIISGVLEAVWATALGKSEGLSRLWPSVVFFAGLILSMLGLAWAMRDIPTGTAYAVWVGIGASLTVIWAMITGETDISWVRILLLTGLIGCIVGLKLVDTGHA from the coding sequence ATGGCATGGGTCGTGCTCATCATCTCCGGAGTTCTCGAGGCCGTGTGGGCCACAGCGCTGGGGAAATCCGAGGGCCTTTCCCGGCTGTGGCCGAGCGTGGTGTTCTTCGCGGGGCTCATTCTCTCGATGCTCGGGCTCGCCTGGGCGATGCGCGACATTCCGACCGGGACGGCGTACGCGGTCTGGGTGGGAATCGGCGCCTCGCTCACGGTGATCTGGGCGATGATCACGGGCGAGACGGATATCTCGTGGGTGCGGATTCTGCTGCTGACCGGATTGATCGGATGCATCGTGGGATTGAAACTCGTCGACACCGGTCACGCCTGA
- a CDS encoding histone-like nucleoid-structuring protein Lsr2, whose amino-acid sequence MARKIVHQLVDDIDGTLLESGEGETVHFSLNGAAYEIDLTTAHADELREALAPYIKAGRRATTAGAVRGGTSRRRAGGNAEAGAIREWAKQNGYKVSERGRVSSEIVDAYRAAH is encoded by the coding sequence ATGGCTCGCAAAATCGTTCATCAGCTCGTCGACGACATCGATGGAACTCTTCTGGAAAGCGGTGAGGGCGAGACGGTGCATTTCTCGCTCAACGGCGCCGCTTACGAGATCGACCTGACCACCGCGCACGCGGACGAGCTGCGTGAGGCGCTCGCCCCGTATATCAAGGCCGGACGGCGTGCGACGACGGCCGGCGCGGTCCGCGGCGGGACGTCCCGCCGCCGTGCGGGCGGCAATGCGGAGGCCGGGGCCATCCGCGAGTGGGCGAAGCAGAACGGCTACAAGGTCTCGGAGCGCGGTCGCGTCTCCAGCGAGATCGTGGACGCCTACCGCGCCGCGCACTGA
- a CDS encoding HNH endonuclease encodes MRTLVLNAGYEPLAVVSFKRALVLVMNDKATVIEHMEDDPVWAARGAYERPVVIILSRYVRVPNARRMPVTRRGVLRRDDHRCGYCGKSASTIDHVLPRSRGGRDTWENLVACCLRCNNIKSDRTPQEMGWELRVTPRPPHGTAWTVRGVERSDPRWEPYLALAA; translated from the coding sequence ATGCGCACACTGGTCCTGAACGCCGGATACGAGCCGCTCGCGGTCGTGTCGTTCAAGAGAGCCCTGGTCCTGGTCATGAACGACAAGGCCACGGTGATCGAGCACATGGAGGACGACCCCGTCTGGGCCGCCCGCGGCGCCTACGAGCGCCCCGTGGTGATCATCCTCTCGCGCTACGTCCGGGTGCCGAATGCGCGCCGGATGCCGGTCACCCGCCGCGGCGTGCTGCGCCGCGACGACCACCGCTGCGGCTACTGCGGCAAGTCGGCGTCGACGATCGATCACGTGCTGCCGCGGTCGCGCGGAGGCCGCGACACTTGGGAGAACCTCGTCGCCTGCTGCCTGCGCTGCAACAACATCAAGAGCGACCGCACTCCGCAGGAGATGGGCTGGGAGCTGCGCGTCACGCCGCGCCCGCCGCACGGCACCGCCTGGACGGTCCGCGGCGTCGAGCGCAGCGACCCCCGCTGGGAGCCGTACCTGGCCCTCGCGGCCTGA
- a CDS encoding M23 family metallopeptidase produces the protein MRTVAIFAAVSALVAAVALPAYAATKPTGTEATTLQQLAVDDAQSLVVASEATAAPLNRGSYSATTPEEIEKKKAEEAAAARAAAAAQLAAAGADGGRVSDADLRLVAAGSGEVRYPLPAGSYYVSRTLSSGHDGADMVADGGTPIFAAAGGVVRISSESYYGYGVAVVIDHVIGGQRVSTVYAHMTNGTRAVSAGQVVQPGQFIGKVGNTGRSYGDHLHFEVQVNGSLVEPMGWLSANAG, from the coding sequence ATGCGGACCGTCGCGATCTTCGCGGCCGTCAGCGCGCTCGTCGCCGCCGTGGCGCTCCCCGCCTACGCGGCCACGAAGCCGACCGGTACGGAGGCGACCACGCTGCAGCAGCTGGCCGTCGACGACGCCCAGTCCCTCGTCGTCGCCTCCGAGGCCACCGCCGCGCCGCTGAACCGCGGCAGCTACTCGGCGACCACGCCCGAGGAGATCGAGAAGAAGAAGGCCGAGGAGGCCGCGGCCGCCCGCGCCGCCGCCGCGGCCCAGCTCGCCGCCGCGGGCGCTGACGGCGGACGGGTCAGCGACGCCGACCTCCGCCTGGTGGCCGCCGGCTCCGGCGAGGTCCGCTACCCGCTGCCGGCCGGCTCGTACTACGTCAGCCGCACGCTCAGCAGCGGCCACGACGGCGCCGACATGGTCGCCGACGGCGGCACCCCGATCTTCGCCGCCGCCGGCGGCGTGGTCCGGATCTCCTCCGAGAGCTACTACGGCTACGGCGTCGCCGTCGTGATCGACCACGTGATCGGCGGTCAGCGCGTCTCCACCGTGTACGCGCACATGACCAACGGCACCCGCGCCGTCAGCGCCGGGCAGGTCGTCCAGCCCGGCCAGTTCATCGGCAAGGTGGGCAACACCGGCCGCTCCTACGGCGACCACCTCCACTTCGAGGTGCAGGTCAACGGCTCCCTCGTCGAGCCGATGGGCTGGCTCAGCGCCAACGCCGGCTGA
- a CDS encoding metal-dependent transcriptional regulator, whose amino-acid sequence MTDLIDTTEMYLRTILELEEENIVPLRARISERLGHSGPTVSQTVGRMERDGLVVVSEDRRLELTETGRRKAVDVMRKHRLAERLLSDVIGLDWAYVHDEACRWEHVMSEQVERRLVELLGHPTESPYGNPIPGLDQLGDLPARTFDEGVVGLVQKLNEAGGPIEGTVRRLAEPAQVDPELLEQLRDAGVVPGARGDYRYNEGYVLIQMEGKDEGLELPVELASHIFLVGEPA is encoded by the coding sequence ATGACCGACCTGATCGACACCACCGAGATGTATCTCCGCACGATCCTCGAACTGGAGGAGGAGAACATCGTGCCGCTGCGCGCGCGTATCTCGGAGCGTCTCGGGCACTCCGGCCCGACGGTGTCGCAGACCGTCGGACGCATGGAGCGCGACGGTCTCGTCGTCGTCTCCGAGGACCGCCGTCTCGAGCTCACCGAGACCGGACGGCGCAAGGCCGTCGACGTGATGCGCAAGCACCGTCTCGCGGAGCGCCTGCTGTCCGACGTCATCGGGCTGGACTGGGCGTACGTGCACGACGAGGCCTGCCGCTGGGAGCACGTGATGAGCGAGCAGGTCGAGCGCCGACTCGTCGAGCTGCTCGGCCACCCCACGGAGTCGCCGTACGGCAACCCGATCCCCGGGCTGGATCAGCTCGGCGACCTGCCGGCCCGCACCTTCGACGAGGGCGTCGTCGGCCTGGTGCAGAAGCTGAACGAGGCGGGCGGCCCGATCGAGGGCACCGTGCGCCGGCTCGCCGAGCCGGCCCAGGTGGACCCGGAGCTTCTGGAGCAGCTGCGAGACGCCGGCGTGGTCCCCGGCGCGCGCGGCGACTACCGCTACAACGAGGGCTACGTGCTCATCCAGATGGAGGGCAAGGACGAGGGGCTGGAGCTCCCGGTCGAGCTCGCCTCGCACATCTTCCTCGTCGGCGAACCCGCGTGA
- the serC gene encoding phosphoserine transaminase produces MAIEIPRELLPVDGRFGCGPSKVRPAQLEALVAAGAGLLGTSHRQAPVKNLVGSVRERLAKLFRLPDGYEILLGNGGSTAFWDAAAFGLIERRSQNLVFGEFGGKFAKAAAAPWLEAPDVRNAEPGSRTDAEAVEGVDVYAWPHNETSTGVAAPVRRVAADGALTVIDATSAAGGIDLDIAEADVYYFAPQKNLGSDGGLWFAAASPAAIERIERIAASDRYIPEFLSLKNAVDNSRLNQTLNTPALATLHLLDSQLGWILDNGGLGWAAARTAESSGILYDWADASEVATPFVTDAAHRSPVVVAIDFDERVDAAAVAKELRANGIVDTEPYRKLGRNQLRIATFVSIEPDDVRTLTRALDYVLERTAG; encoded by the coding sequence ATGGCGATCGAGATCCCCCGAGAACTCCTGCCCGTCGACGGACGCTTCGGATGCGGTCCGTCCAAGGTGCGCCCCGCGCAGCTGGAGGCCCTCGTCGCCGCGGGCGCCGGCCTCCTGGGCACCTCGCACCGTCAGGCCCCGGTGAAGAACCTGGTCGGCAGCGTGCGCGAGCGCCTCGCGAAGCTGTTCCGGCTGCCGGACGGCTACGAGATCCTGCTCGGCAACGGCGGCTCGACCGCGTTCTGGGACGCCGCCGCGTTCGGCCTCATCGAGCGCCGCAGCCAGAACCTGGTGTTCGGCGAGTTCGGCGGCAAGTTCGCCAAGGCCGCCGCGGCTCCGTGGCTGGAGGCGCCGGACGTGCGCAACGCCGAGCCCGGCTCGCGCACCGACGCGGAGGCCGTGGAGGGCGTGGACGTGTACGCCTGGCCGCACAACGAGACCTCCACCGGTGTCGCCGCCCCGGTCCGCCGGGTGGCGGCCGACGGCGCGCTCACGGTGATCGACGCGACCAGCGCCGCCGGCGGGATCGACCTCGACATCGCCGAGGCGGACGTGTACTACTTCGCCCCGCAGAAGAACCTCGGCTCGGACGGCGGCCTGTGGTTCGCCGCCGCCTCCCCGGCCGCCATCGAGCGGATCGAGCGGATCGCGGCATCCGACCGCTACATCCCTGAGTTCCTCAGCCTGAAGAACGCGGTGGACAACTCCCGGCTCAACCAGACCCTGAACACGCCCGCGCTGGCGACGCTGCACCTGCTCGACAGCCAGCTCGGCTGGATCCTCGACAACGGCGGGCTCGGCTGGGCCGCCGCGCGGACCGCGGAGTCCTCCGGCATCCTCTACGACTGGGCGGACGCCTCGGAGGTGGCGACCCCGTTCGTGACGGATGCCGCGCACCGCTCCCCCGTCGTCGTCGCGATCGACTTCGACGAGCGCGTGGACGCCGCGGCCGTCGCCAAGGAGCTGCGCGCGAACGGCATCGTGGACACCGAGCCCTACCGCAAGCTCGGCCGCAACCAGCTGCGCATCGCGACGTTCGTCTCGATCGAGCCGGACGACGTGCGTACGCTCACGCGCGCTCTCGACTACGTGCTGGAGCGCACCGCCGGCTGA
- a CDS encoding DUF3027 domain-containing protein, which produces MSSTPDELAAATRDLALAALHEITPASTIGPAAGHVVEADGAVSLRFQNRLPGYPGWFWTVTVAQVEGAEPTVLEVELLPGDGALLAPEWVPWAERLAEYRAHQAEPAEQAAAASAEAGETDADALLDAALEADGLDEDDDQEQDILHAGDLDGVDIDELDESGEDDDDEELDDADEALSDEEE; this is translated from the coding sequence ATGAGCTCGACGCCTGACGAGCTGGCGGCCGCCACCCGCGACCTCGCCCTCGCCGCCCTGCACGAGATCACCCCGGCTTCGACGATCGGCCCGGCGGCCGGTCACGTGGTGGAGGCGGACGGCGCGGTGTCGCTGCGGTTCCAGAACCGCCTGCCCGGCTACCCGGGATGGTTCTGGACGGTCACCGTCGCGCAGGTGGAAGGCGCCGAGCCGACCGTGCTCGAGGTGGAGCTGCTGCCCGGCGACGGCGCACTGCTCGCCCCCGAGTGGGTGCCGTGGGCCGAGCGCCTGGCGGAGTACCGCGCGCACCAGGCCGAACCGGCCGAGCAGGCGGCCGCCGCGTCGGCGGAGGCCGGGGAGACGGATGCCGACGCGCTGCTGGACGCCGCGCTCGAGGCGGACGGACTGGACGAGGACGACGACCAGGAGCAGGACATCCTGCACGCCGGCGACCTGGACGGGGTCGACATCGACGAGCTGGACGAGTCCGGCGAGGACGACGACGACGAGGAACTCGACGACGCCGACGAGGCGCTCTCCGACGAGGAGGAGTGA
- a CDS encoding cold-shock protein, whose translation MPTGKVRFYDEEKGFGFIASDDGQDVFLHASALPAGVTVKKNTRVEFGLADGRRGPQALSVRVLDAPPSLAKAHRKPADDMAVIVEDLVKLLDSIGGDLRRGRYPSSSHGRKVAAVLRKVADELDA comes from the coding sequence ATGCCCACCGGCAAGGTCAGGTTCTACGACGAGGAGAAGGGGTTCGGCTTCATCGCCAGCGATGACGGCCAGGACGTCTTCCTGCACGCCTCTGCCCTTCCCGCGGGTGTCACCGTGAAGAAGAACACCCGCGTGGAGTTCGGACTCGCCGACGGCCGCCGCGGCCCGCAGGCGCTCTCGGTCCGCGTGCTCGACGCGCCGCCCAGCCTGGCCAAGGCGCATCGCAAGCCGGCGGACGACATGGCCGTCATCGTCGAGGACCTCGTCAAGCTCCTCGACAGCATCGGCGGCGATCTGCGCCGCGGCCGCTACCCGTCGTCCAGCCACGGCCGCAAGGTCGCGGCCGTGCTGCGCAAGGTCGCCGATGAGCTCGACGCCTGA
- a CDS encoding multidrug ABC transporter ATPase, with product MSTEHDGPDADRDVPVRGIDRFLAFGALGVAALSIVCFFAIIIGTAAGMDQQAFGTGAWPVVAAVPMYGLPLAFVMIIALLVMSFIRKGRASSRS from the coding sequence ATGAGCACTGAGCACGACGGCCCCGACGCCGACCGCGACGTCCCGGTCCGCGGGATCGACCGCTTCCTCGCGTTCGGGGCACTGGGCGTCGCCGCGCTGTCGATCGTCTGCTTCTTCGCGATCATCATCGGCACGGCCGCCGGGATGGACCAGCAGGCGTTCGGCACCGGCGCCTGGCCCGTGGTCGCGGCCGTGCCCATGTACGGGCTGCCGCTCGCCTTCGTGATGATCATCGCCCTGCTCGTCATGAGCTTCATCCGGAAGGGGCGCGCGTCCTCGCGCTCCTGA
- a CDS encoding helicase-associated domain-containing protein → MSTYARPLADRLAAADDAWLAELFHARGVRADAPWQDFFDAAEALLDTASVERALCTLTRDEAEALVRAARDGSAGDPSPGLRALALMDDDGRVPPPVAAIAEQRDVPPAPVAAEAAPASAEAAARAAERAFQTVRGLADLLLSARTAPLTLVASGALGAGERRRLAEGGMDAEVLDELRALAVTADLARPVDRELRITPAAGDWLDSPFRRRWALLAEAFRESLPRGIRTGAGWIPVAAWDDAHPWDPGWPAAVAALRNRAALLGLSADDGGEPAWATPLRRGEPADAEPLATLLPSEVDRVFLQNDLTAIAPGPLLPALDNRLRAMTEHDAAQASSYRFTAESIARALADGETGQSILDFLTGLSPTGLPQPLSYLVAQTAQRHGLVRVTADPARGTVVSSTDAHLLQAIEVDRALRPLGLVRDGEVLVSRVGADTIAWALADARYPATLVGGDGAAIPPARRRMADEHPAAAASYAPLIARLRAHQGPDADAAWLDRELEAAVRARAVVLVEVAMPDGSSRELALEASGLGGGRLRGRDRTADVERTLPVRSIRSVRVLEG, encoded by the coding sequence ATGAGCACCTACGCGCGTCCGCTCGCCGACCGGCTCGCCGCGGCCGACGACGCGTGGCTCGCAGAGCTGTTCCACGCTCGCGGCGTGCGGGCGGATGCCCCGTGGCAGGACTTCTTCGATGCCGCCGAAGCGCTGCTCGACACCGCCTCGGTGGAGCGGGCGCTGTGCACGCTCACCCGCGACGAGGCGGAGGCTCTGGTGCGCGCCGCGCGCGACGGCAGCGCGGGCGATCCCTCGCCGGGCCTGCGCGCCCTCGCGCTGATGGACGACGACGGCCGCGTCCCGCCCCCTGTCGCCGCGATCGCGGAGCAGCGGGACGTGCCGCCGGCGCCGGTCGCCGCGGAGGCCGCGCCCGCGTCCGCCGAGGCGGCGGCACGCGCGGCCGAGCGCGCCTTCCAGACCGTGCGGGGCCTCGCCGACCTGCTGCTGAGCGCCCGCACCGCCCCGCTCACCCTCGTCGCATCCGGCGCCCTCGGCGCCGGTGAGCGACGCCGGCTCGCCGAAGGCGGGATGGATGCCGAGGTGCTCGACGAGCTGCGCGCCCTGGCCGTGACCGCGGACCTCGCCCGCCCCGTCGACCGGGAGCTGCGCATCACCCCCGCCGCCGGCGACTGGCTGGACTCCCCGTTCCGGCGCCGCTGGGCCCTGCTCGCCGAGGCGTTCCGGGAGAGCCTGCCGCGCGGCATCCGCACCGGCGCCGGCTGGATTCCGGTCGCGGCCTGGGACGACGCCCACCCCTGGGATCCGGGATGGCCCGCGGCGGTCGCGGCGCTGCGCAACCGGGCCGCCCTGCTGGGGCTCTCGGCCGACGACGGCGGCGAACCGGCCTGGGCGACACCCCTGCGGCGCGGCGAGCCGGCCGATGCCGAGCCGCTCGCCACCCTGCTGCCCTCGGAGGTGGACCGGGTCTTCCTGCAGAACGACCTCACCGCGATCGCGCCCGGACCGCTGCTGCCGGCGCTGGACAACCGGCTGCGGGCGATGACCGAGCACGACGCCGCGCAGGCCTCCTCCTACCGGTTCACCGCCGAGTCGATCGCCCGCGCCCTCGCGGACGGTGAGACCGGGCAGAGCATCCTGGACTTCCTCACCGGACTGTCGCCGACCGGCCTGCCGCAGCCGCTGTCCTACCTGGTGGCGCAGACGGCGCAGCGGCACGGCCTGGTCCGCGTGACGGCCGACCCGGCCCGCGGCACCGTGGTCTCCAGCACCGACGCGCACCTGCTGCAGGCGATCGAGGTCGACCGCGCGCTGCGACCGCTCGGCCTGGTCCGCGACGGCGAGGTGCTCGTCTCCCGGGTGGGCGCCGACACCATCGCCTGGGCGCTCGCCGACGCGCGCTACCCCGCCACTCTTGTCGGCGGGGACGGGGCCGCGATCCCCCCGGCGCGCCGGCGCATGGCGGACGAGCATCCGGCCGCCGCCGCGTCCTATGCGCCGCTGATCGCCCGGCTGCGCGCGCATCAGGGTCCGGATGCCGATGCGGCGTGGCTCGACCGGGAGCTCGAGGCGGCCGTCCGTGCCCGGGCGGTCGTGCTCGTCGAGGTCGCCATGCCGGACGGCTCCAGCCGGGAGCTGGCGCTCGAGGCATCCGGCCTCGGCGGCGGCCGCCTGCGCGGCCGCGACCGCACCGCCGACGTCGAGCGCACCCTGCCGGTGCGCAGCATCCGCTCGGTGCGCGTGCTGGAGGGCTGA
- a CDS encoding DNA repair helicase XPB: MSDGPLIVQSDRTVLLEVAHADAETARHELAIFAELERAPEHIHTYRITRLGLWNARAAGHTAEDMLETLERWSRFPVPPSVAVDLRETVNRYGRLVIERDEEGRLILRSSDPAVLTQVAGNKRIQPLLIGHPSPDAYVVDAWARGQIKQELLKIGWPAEDLAGYTPGTPHEIELAEDGWQMRPYQREAVEAFAKDGSGVVVLPCGAGKTIVGAGAMANTKTTTLILVTNTVSARQWRDELLKRTSLTPEEIGEYSGQAKEVKPVTIATYQILTAKRKGQYAHLALLDAMDWGLIVYDEVHLLPAPVFKLTADLQARRRIGLTATLVREDGREGDVFSLIGPKRFDAPWKQIEAQGFISPAACYEVRVDLPPGDRLEYAAATDEERYRLAASAPAKIKAVRDLIAKHPGERILVIGQYLDQLDTLSESLNAPQITGATPVDEREELYRQFREGEISLLVVSKVANFSIDLPEASVAIQVSGSFGSRQEEAQRLGRLLRPKQSGHTASFYTLIARDTVDQDYAQNRQRFLAEQGYSYTIMDADALAA; this comes from the coding sequence ATGTCTGATGGCCCTTTGATCGTGCAGAGCGATCGCACCGTCCTGCTCGAGGTGGCGCACGCCGACGCCGAGACGGCCCGGCACGAGCTGGCGATCTTCGCGGAGCTGGAGCGCGCACCCGAGCACATCCACACCTACCGGATCACGCGTCTGGGCCTGTGGAACGCACGGGCCGCCGGGCACACCGCGGAGGACATGCTGGAGACCCTGGAGCGCTGGTCGCGCTTCCCGGTCCCGCCGTCGGTGGCGGTCGATCTGCGCGAGACCGTGAACCGCTACGGCCGGCTCGTGATCGAGCGCGACGAGGAGGGCCGGCTGATCCTGCGCTCCAGCGACCCGGCCGTGCTCACGCAGGTGGCCGGCAACAAGCGCATCCAGCCGCTGCTGATCGGGCACCCCTCGCCGGATGCCTACGTGGTGGACGCCTGGGCCCGGGGCCAGATCAAGCAGGAGCTGCTGAAGATCGGCTGGCCGGCGGAGGACCTGGCCGGCTACACGCCGGGCACGCCGCACGAGATCGAGCTGGCCGAGGACGGCTGGCAGATGCGTCCGTACCAGCGCGAGGCGGTGGAGGCGTTCGCGAAGGACGGCTCCGGGGTCGTGGTGCTGCCGTGCGGTGCGGGGAAGACCATCGTCGGCGCCGGCGCCATGGCGAACACGAAGACGACCACGCTGATCCTGGTGACGAACACCGTCTCGGCCCGGCAGTGGCGCGACGAGCTGCTCAAGCGGACCTCGCTCACGCCCGAGGAGATCGGCGAGTACTCCGGCCAGGCCAAGGAGGTCAAGCCGGTCACCATCGCGACGTACCAGATCCTCACCGCCAAGCGGAAGGGCCAGTACGCGCACCTCGCCCTGCTGGACGCCATGGACTGGGGCCTCATCGTGTACGACGAGGTGCACCTGCTGCCGGCGCCGGTGTTCAAGCTCACCGCCGACCTGCAGGCGCGGCGCCGGATCGGGCTGACCGCGACCCTGGTGCGGGAGGACGGCCGGGAGGGTGACGTGTTCAGCCTGATCGGGCCCAAGCGGTTCGACGCGCCGTGGAAGCAGATCGAGGCGCAGGGGTTCATCTCCCCCGCCGCCTGCTACGAGGTGCGCGTCGACCTGCCGCCGGGCGACCGGCTCGAGTACGCGGCGGCGACCGACGAGGAGCGGTACCGGCTCGCGGCATCCGCCCCTGCCAAGATCAAGGCCGTGCGCGACCTGATCGCGAAGCACCCCGGCGAGCGCATCCTCGTGATCGGCCAGTACCTCGACCAGCTGGACACCCTGTCCGAGTCGCTGAATGCGCCGCAGATCACCGGGGCGACGCCGGTGGACGAGCGGGAGGAGCTGTACCGGCAGTTCCGCGAGGGCGAGATCTCGCTGCTGGTGGTGTCGAAGGTCGCGAACTTCTCGATCGACCTGCCGGAGGCGTCCGTCGCGATCCAGGTGTCCGGCTCGTTCGGGTCGCGGCAGGAGGAGGCGCAGCGGCTGGGGCGGCTGCTGCGGCCGAAGCAGTCCGGACACACCGCGAGCTTCTACACGCTGATCGCCCGCGACACCGTCGACCAGGACTACGCCCAGAACCGGCAGCGCTTCCTCGCCGAGCAGGGCTACAGCTACACCATCATGGACGCCGACGCCCTCGCCGCCTGA
- a CDS encoding alpha/beta fold hydrolase, which produces MDTPASHTAGTTTWSPPLPDAPGFEHRMVDTPGLRTHIATIGTGDPVLMLHGFPQHWWQWRRIGPRLAAAGYRVICPDLRGSGWTEADEQGYRRETMLHDVVALLDALGLPRVRVVSHDLGSVVAGQLAYAHAERVRSAVQLSVPPGFMIFTPKLLPAFRHMPRMLRHREGASLRWVFGGPWTATPMTDETIDGYLRVHSRPEVSRAVRALYRGMVIPEVMRLSRGDYKRMRLHPPTLAAFGREDGPFREEIVRRICREADRRADRFELAFVEGAAHFMTDDAPDEVAELILDWFRRS; this is translated from the coding sequence ATGGACACGCCCGCATCGCACACCGCCGGCACGACGACGTGGTCGCCGCCGCTGCCGGATGCCCCGGGTTTCGAGCACCGGATGGTGGACACACCCGGTCTGCGGACCCACATCGCGACGATCGGCACCGGCGACCCGGTGCTGATGCTGCACGGCTTCCCGCAGCACTGGTGGCAGTGGCGGCGGATCGGGCCGCGGCTCGCCGCCGCGGGGTACCGCGTGATCTGCCCGGACCTGCGCGGCTCCGGATGGACCGAGGCCGACGAGCAGGGCTACCGGCGCGAGACGATGCTGCACGACGTCGTCGCCCTGCTCGACGCGCTCGGCCTGCCGCGCGTCCGCGTGGTCAGCCACGACCTGGGGTCCGTGGTCGCGGGGCAGCTCGCGTACGCGCACGCGGAGCGGGTGCGCTCGGCGGTGCAGCTGTCCGTGCCGCCGGGATTCATGATCTTCACCCCGAAGCTGCTTCCCGCCTTCCGTCACATGCCGCGGATGTTGCGGCACCGCGAGGGCGCCTCCCTGCGCTGGGTGTTCGGAGGTCCGTGGACCGCGACGCCGATGACCGACGAGACGATCGACGGGTACCTCCGGGTGCACAGCCGGCCCGAGGTCAGCCGCGCCGTGAGAGCGCTGTACCGCGGAATGGTCATCCCGGAGGTCATGCGGCTCTCCCGTGGCGACTACAAGCGGATGCGGCTGCATCCGCCCACTCTCGCCGCCTTCGGCCGTGAGGACGGGCCGTTCCGGGAGGAGATCGTCCGGCGGATCTGCCGCGAGGCCGACCGTCGTGCCGACCGCTTCGAGCTGGCTTTCGTCGAGGGGGCCGCGCACTTCATGACCGACGACGCCCCCGACGAGGTGGCCGAATTGATCCTGGACTGGTTCCGTCGCAGCTGA